The following nucleotide sequence is from Candidatus Latescibacter sp..
ATTCCACCACCGCGCAGAGTTCCGTGCCCTGTGAGGGATTGAGGCCGGAAAGGTGTTCGTCTCCGGTGAAAAGTCCGGTAGCGCATCCGTGGAACCGATCGAGCATTTTGATGGCCTGATCGGAGCCGGTACGGTCTTCCCCAAGGCCGGAGAAGAGGCTCCAGAGCGCAGGATACTTCACCGCCATGGCATGGTTGACCACATGGGTAGCCATATTTGGATTCTGCCGCACCTTGTTTTCGATGGTGAAAAAGGTGAAGTGGTCGGTCCAGTTATAACCCTGCGCATGGAGAAGGGAAGCGGTTTCTCCGAAAATCGGGCAGAACCTTCGCTCGCAGAACCAGATAAGCGGCAGGAGGTACTCGCCCCATCGGAATTTTGCCCATATAGTGAGAGGACTATCCTCGAGCGATTTCCGGAGGAGCATGAAATACGCTCCCATAGCCGTTTCCACCCGCTGGTCATGCGATGCCTCTCCATACTGGGCGAGCGCCTTGAGCATGACCGCCCGAGGCCACCATTTGTCCGAATTGTCTGTTCTCGGGCCGATCCAGCCGTCCGATCCCAGGTTGGATAGGGTCCAGTTCATCCATTTGGAGACTTTTGCCTTGAGTTTGGAGTCTTCCAGCAAGTAAGCCAGGGGCGTCAAACCGTCCAGGTAGTACGGCCCCAGCTCCCATGACTCTCCTTTTCCGCCCAGCCAGCCGCTTTCCGGCCCGAGATCGGGGAAAAATTCATCCAGGTGGCCGGAAAGCCCCTCGGCCTGGATTACAAGCTGCTCGCGGAGCCATCCGCGGGGGAGCACTGTTCCGAGCGGCAGGGGAATAAAGGTTCTTTTGGGTGGTTCAACGGAAAGTTTGAGCATGGTTTGGACTCCGGGAGAATAAAGCAGCAAAGTGACAGAGTGACAAAGTAACAAAGTGACAAAGTTAAAAGAAAAGGCGCAAAGGCACAAAGAGAAAAGACTGTCTGAATAGCATAAAAATAAGGATGAAGGATGAAATAAGACACAAAACAGAAGAAAAGCATTTATTTTGAGCTATCTGAGGCTTTTGCAAAAGTCGAGATTGTTTGAAGCAGCCCCCTTCAGGGGGAAAGGGACAGAGGGATAGGGGGCTGTAGTTAAAAAACTCGTTTTCTTTTTTACGTTTAACACGACTTTTGCAAAAAGCCTCATCTTTTTAATCTTTTTTCATCTTTTATCATTTGCATCATTCGCATCAGTGGTTCAGACATTCTTTTTACTTAGGCACTTTGGCACTCAGGCACTTTCTTCATCTGATATGTATCATCACCGCGCTGTCGGCCGGGATGGTGAAGGATTCCCCATTTCCGGCGAGCTTGCCTATATCAAGTTTTACAGGCGCGGGTACGCCCGTCATCTCGACAGACTGCACCCCCGGCAAAGCATACGGTAAAGCCTTCGGTTCAATTTTACAGGCAACCGTTCTCGGTTCCGGATTGAAATTTCCAAGGAGAATGTAGGCTTCTCCGGGGCGGCTGTAGAGCGCGGAGGCGCAGTTAGCTCCGTCCAAAGTCACCGAGGTGTTCCGGTAATCTTCGAACCGGTATTTCTCGATGTCGCCGAGAGGCCGGAGGATGGTGTAAAGCTCTTTCGCCTCAGGGCTTGCAGGCCATGGCGCAACCCCGGTAAGCAGGGTTTCAAGGGCAAGGAGACGGTGCAGCCGTTTTGGTGCATTGGAATCGATAGTGCCGTATCCGATCACCCCCCGCGACCGCGCGCCGGCAAAATTCCATTCAAGGGGGAGATCATCGACAGGGGGCACCGCTTTCGACAGCCACCCATAACCCCACTCCATCCCGACGACGTAATTTGCGAAGTTTTCGGTGACGAACATCGGCGTCATGGTATCGTGGACGATGATCATTCCAGTGGGGCCGACCCGTTCACGGGTCCATTCCATGAGGCTTACGAGGCCGTCCATGTCCCAGTGCCCGGTGGGTGAGAGCGCAAGCGTTCCCAGTCCGCGGTCGGGAGAAATCCCGTTGGAGGTCTTCCCCATGTGAAGGGGATTGTTGCAGTAGAGCGCCACATTCCAGTCGAAATAGACGCCGTCGAGCTTGTGGTTCTTCAGCACCCGGTCGATGCAGAACTCCAGATACTCGAGCCAGCCTGATTTCAGGCACATCTGCGCCCCGAATTCATCCTTGCCGTATCTGTTGTGAATGAGCTTCCCCGAATCATCCGGCTTTCTCCCCCATTCCTCGCCGTGCTCCTTGAAAGCGTCGGTGGAAGGATGCAGTTCCTTGTTGGAGAAATAGGTCGCCGCCTTGATCCCGTATTTGTGGCAGTTCGCGATAACCTCGTCATATTTTTTCATGTCTTCGGGAGGATAGGGCGGATAGGAGCCATCGCGCCAGAACAAACCGTCCCCGTAAGCGTCTCCGTCATTATGGCAGTGCGCGGTGCGGATGCCTGAATCAGCCCACTTTTTGACATTTTCTTCGGAAACCCAGGCGCCCTTGCTGCGGTTGAATGAGGTATGGAGCCAGGGCTTGTTGGCATGCCCTTCCAGGATGGAAAAACCGATGTAATAATCGAAGGTGTACAGCCCTTTCAGAGTTACAGAGCCGGGGATGTACAGGGGACTGATGGAAACCGACACTCCGAGTGGATGGGTCAAGGTTCTTACATTACAATATCCGTTGCCTGGCTCGCCGGAAAGCTGATAATCCCATTGTGAGAGGTCGTCCGAAACGAACCACTCTATCCCCTCGATTCCCTGGTTGGCAAGAACCAGATAACGCGGCACGAACCGTGTCATGAGCGGCGGGTCGAAATGTGTGCCCGCACGAGCCTTTCTCCACTCGCACACTCCAAAAGTGGTAGGGCTCGTGCCTTCCTGGTAGGTTATGTCCTGTCGGATACCGTACTGACTGAGGCCGGGATCGAACACGGTTGAAAGCACGGTCACCCGGCTTGTTTTCATTGCGGTATCCGGGAATATAATTTCTTTATGGATTTTTACATACCCCCAGCGGTATTCATAGCGGGTTTTAACCCGGATTCCGCCCTCTTTGCTGTTCCGGTCGAGGAGCGGGCAGTCTACAGTTACCGTAACATAGTTGCCTTTTTTGACCTGATTCACTACCGGGCCGGAATTAGAAAGATCGCTGTAGCTCCCGCCGGATGTTTGCACGCTCGTTTCAACCGGCTGGAGGATCAGACTGGCTGCATGGCCGTAGGCGTATTTGATGGAAGAGAGAGCGCCTCCCTTTTTCAGGTTATGCTGTATGGTATAAAATGGCGTGGAAAGAGTCAGTGTGCCTGCGGTGTCATCACGCTGCACGGTATACTCCTGGGGCCAGCAGCCTGGAAGGCTTTGTCCGGGCTGCGCCGTCGCCATAACCGGAAAACACAGCGACAGACAGGCAAAGATTGCCGGAAAGCGAAAGAGGAGATTCTTTCCTGGATACATGGTATTCCCTTTCCTGCGAATTGTTGTATTTTTAGGAGAATGGAAGCTATATTATACAGGGCGAAAGTTTTTGTTCTGTTTTTTTAGATGCCGAAACAAGTTCGGCATGACATGTGTCATCCTGAACTCGTTTCAGGATCTATTTGCTTTGCTTTAGTCCAGGGAAAACACCAGCACCTATAATTTACCAATTTCTTTTCCATTGTCCAGAATAAGTTTATGGAATGAAAAAACTTCTCCTCCATATCTGCTGCGGGCCCTGCGCAACCCATGTCATACATGCTCTCCGCGGGGAATATGCAGTCACCGGATATTTCTATAACCCGAACATCCATCCGGCGGATGAATATTCACGGCGGCTTGGGGTGGTGAAAGAGGTTTCACGTCATCTCGATGCGCCGGTCATCGAAGGAACCTATGATCCTCCGCTGTTTTTCACGGCAGTGCAGGGATTGGAAAAAGAGCCGGAAAACGGCGCCCGGTGCCTTGTTTGCTGCCGCCTCCGTCTGACCGGAGCATGCCGGTATGCGTCGGAGAACGGTTATGGTCTTGCGGCAAGCACACTCACCCTGGGACCCATGAAAAAAGCCTCTCTCATCAATCCCATCGGTGTGGAAGAGGCCCGCCGGGCCGGTGTAGAGTTCCTGGAAGCCGACTGGAAGAAGAAGGACGGTTTCCGGCATTCGTGCGAGCTGTCCAGAGAGTACG
It contains:
- a CDS encoding DUF6259 domain-containing protein, with amino-acid sequence MYPGKNLLFRFPAIFACLSLCFPVMATAQPGQSLPGCWPQEYTVQRDDTAGTLTLSTPFYTIQHNLKKGGALSSIKYAYGHAASLILQPVETSVQTSGGSYSDLSNSGPVVNQVKKGNYVTVTVDCPLLDRNSKEGGIRVKTRYEYRWGYVKIHKEIIFPDTAMKTSRVTVLSTVFDPGLSQYGIRQDITYQEGTSPTTFGVCEWRKARAGTHFDPPLMTRFVPRYLVLANQGIEGIEWFVSDDLSQWDYQLSGEPGNGYCNVRTLTHPLGVSVSISPLYIPGSVTLKGLYTFDYYIGFSILEGHANKPWLHTSFNRSKGAWVSEENVKKWADSGIRTAHCHNDGDAYGDGLFWRDGSYPPYPPEDMKKYDEVIANCHKYGIKAATYFSNKELHPSTDAFKEHGEEWGRKPDDSGKLIHNRYGKDEFGAQMCLKSGWLEYLEFCIDRVLKNHKLDGVYFDWNVALYCNNPLHMGKTSNGISPDRGLGTLALSPTGHWDMDGLVSLMEWTRERVGPTGMIIVHDTMTPMFVTENFANYVVGMEWGYGWLSKAVPPVDDLPLEWNFAGARSRGVIGYGTIDSNAPKRLHRLLALETLLTGVAPWPASPEAKELYTILRPLGDIEKYRFEDYRNTSVTLDGANCASALYSRPGEAYILLGNFNPEPRTVACKIEPKALPYALPGVQSVEMTGVPAPVKLDIGKLAGNGESFTIPADSAVMIHIR
- a CDS encoding epoxyqueuosine reductase QueH — encoded protein: MKKLLLHICCGPCATHVIHALRGEYAVTGYFYNPNIHPADEYSRRLGVVKEVSRHLDAPVIEGTYDPPLFFTAVQGLEKEPENGARCLVCCRLRLTGACRYASENGYGLAASTLTLGPMKKASLINPIGVEEARRAGVEFLEADWKKKDGFRHSCELSREYGIYRQHYCGCRFSLAE